The following proteins come from a genomic window of Fontisubflavum oceani:
- a CDS encoding SPOR domain-containing protein, whose product MRSGARGALLLTSFVALAACEDGFQMPFGQGANASEPGVAGSTEAQTPSGATRLVERDVEAPEVFQVTDSGLWDGRPSLGGVWVAHPDATDPERVIIRDTTSDRFVIGALFRRERDNPGPALQVSSDAAAALNLIAGQPTELNVTALRREAEPEPLPEPASEEVATTGAAPESIEAQALDPIAAAAAAIDESETTETVAASAPAPSPAPASAPASNLDRPFIQIGIFSVEENANNTAQALRTAGMVPTIYDQTSNDRRFWRVVVGPSRTRAERDQLLQTVRGLGFQDAYFVTN is encoded by the coding sequence ATGAGATCGGGCGCCCGGGGGGCGCTGCTCTTGACCAGTTTCGTGGCCCTCGCGGCGTGCGAAGACGGGTTTCAGATGCCCTTTGGACAGGGCGCAAATGCGTCTGAGCCTGGCGTGGCGGGATCTACCGAGGCGCAAACCCCCTCGGGGGCAACCCGTTTGGTCGAGCGCGACGTCGAGGCGCCGGAGGTGTTTCAGGTCACCGATAGCGGGCTTTGGGATGGTCGACCGTCGCTCGGCGGCGTTTGGGTGGCGCATCCCGACGCCACGGATCCCGAGCGTGTGATTATCCGGGATACGACCTCGGACCGGTTCGTGATTGGCGCGCTGTTCCGGCGCGAACGGGATAATCCGGGCCCGGCTTTGCAGGTTTCCTCCGATGCGGCCGCCGCCTTGAACCTGATTGCGGGCCAGCCGACCGAGTTGAATGTCACCGCCCTGCGGCGCGAGGCCGAGCCGGAGCCGCTTCCCGAACCGGCGAGCGAAGAGGTTGCCACCACCGGCGCGGCCCCCGAGAGTATCGAGGCGCAAGCTCTCGACCCGATCGCCGCTGCGGCCGCCGCGATTGACGAAAGCGAAACGACGGAAACTGTCGCCGCATCTGCCCCCGCGCCAAGCCCGGCGCCGGCCTCCGCGCCTGCGTCCAATCTGGACCGGCCCTTTATCCAAATCGGGATATTCAGCGTCGAGGAAAACGCGAACAACACCGCCCAAGCCCTGCGGACGGCGGGGATGGTGCCGACGATCTATGATCAGACAAGCAATGATCGGCGGTTCTGGCGCGTGGTTGTAGGCCCGTCCCGAACCCGGGCCGAGCGAGATCAACTCTTGCAAACCGTTCGTGGCCTTGGCTTCCAAGACGCCTATTTTGTGACGAACTAA
- a CDS encoding TatD family hydrolase, with product MPATPEIVDSHCHLDFPDFAEELPEVIARAAEAGVTRMVTICTRLRNAPQVRAIADAHAPVFWAGGTHPMSAAEEPMATLAELETLARHPKFVGIGETGLDYHYTAESAAVQQESLRLHIEAARVTGLPLIIHARAADEDMARILTEEHRAGVYTCVMHCFSSGAGLAQAALDLGFYLSMSGIAAFPKSTELREIFAAAPVDRILVETDAPYLAPPPYRGKRNEPAYTAFTARVGAELFGVSEAAFAAQTSANFDRLFWKAAAWQAAA from the coding sequence ATGCCCGCCACGCCTGAGATCGTCGACAGCCATTGCCACTTGGATTTTCCGGATTTTGCCGAGGAATTGCCGGAGGTTATCGCGCGTGCGGCTGAGGCGGGTGTGACCCGGATGGTGACGATTTGCACCCGGCTTCGTAACGCGCCGCAGGTCCGCGCGATTGCCGACGCACATGCCCCGGTGTTCTGGGCCGGCGGTACCCATCCGATGAGCGCCGCCGAGGAGCCGATGGCCACGCTTGCGGAGCTGGAAACCCTCGCACGGCATCCGAAATTCGTTGGCATTGGCGAGACGGGATTGGATTACCATTACACCGCCGAAAGTGCCGCTGTGCAGCAGGAGAGCCTGCGTCTGCATATCGAGGCCGCCCGCGTGACCGGCCTGCCGTTGATCATCCATGCGCGCGCAGCGGATGAGGATATGGCCCGCATTCTGACCGAAGAGCATCGCGCCGGGGTTTATACCTGCGTCATGCATTGCTTTTCCTCAGGGGCGGGCCTCGCGCAAGCCGCGTTGGACTTGGGGTTCTATCTGTCAATGTCGGGCATTGCGGCCTTCCCCAAATCCACCGAGCTGCGTGAGATTTTCGCAGCCGCCCCGGTGGACCGCATTCTGGTGGAAACCGATGCGCCCTATCTGGCCCCGCCGCCCTATCGCGGCAAGCGCAATGAGCCCGCCTATACCGCCTTCACCGCGCGGGTTGGGGCAGAGTTGTTCGGGGTGAGTGAGGCGGCGTTTGCGGCCCAAACCAGCGCCAATTTCGACCGGCTGTTCTGGAAAGCGGCCGCGTGGCAGGCGGCGGCATGA
- a CDS encoding RHS repeat-associated core domain-containing protein yields the protein MTRDLFDDLIGFADVNGDGLPDAVQERHRISFGHQLPSRILVSDGSPSHLLTSIRDGFGGVTGIEYVPSTAVGNNDNDVPGVTQLVAAIERQDGRGNTRRTSYSYVGSRYDYAHRRPLGYRTITAHLPAIAGEAEGPQVVTTYLNDHLGERGRMASQTILHDGQTQRQVINAWDVRAPDLRPFRAQQTSERTRVRYGADLVETTRLFEHTRYGQVSLEVTLGFTVNGVDQDPDDNQLIRTGRAFNLSDYIVDQPGWRIAQSGSTFDAEDRARWLWREFYTHEGNADPFTAPSNSNVVRVERWTGDVSSCCARRLEEERSYDAHGNVLSQTDARGHTTTYTYDTARHLFRLSETNALGHVATTTWDTACQAPVRVTDVNGQVTDYTYDSHCRETRVDHPNGNWETTAYLNWGDPEQAFIQTQAPSGSSAPGAGISEHRQYVDGFGQTYRSRTTTMLEGELDFIFIDRAFDARGNLAWESIPPSSPPPPSLELLLFPPSSLNPRPPPIAASQRTSFVYDPLNRLTNTTAADGTLSATVFGAQSIGGIMHPLVTSHDAHCFDGDSSTICGEIRLTLDSRGNTIARAMTDADQTDIDASGTERTTSYTYDLRNQLIGVTDPIGATWAYTYDVFGNRTVSDDPALGRWTMVYDANGNLTRQTDAEGQVIAITYDALNRVTRRDVTTSGGTTTTTSTYDEAAAGEHNIGQLTTLSNPDHTIRYGYDAVGQQIRAEHSFLGRSYTLETEYRPSGAVLRQHLPTTPGSTATAPAGDYSYDVAGRLNGFGTYIEAIAYNAWGNPTLIDYGNTLEDLRLYDTQRGWLTDIVILDTLDTAFLRDHSDYTRSATGRISRVDSQTPAGDMNYSYDYAGRLLTATNYAGQPAQNRVFTYDAAGSLRSNSQIGSYSYGPATGPHPHAPIAVAGQSFTYDANGNMTTSLPLTTGLAGRMMSYDGENRPLSVTHGGATTTYTYGADGTRLLRTDPSGNITATFGPVEIRNFGSPAEQVLTYPHPDIRITNGTEVTYLHRDHLNSVVAMTDATGARAEARVYAPFGEIAWRDGGTSPDETFGYIGERYDSDAGLQYLNARYYDPRLAMFIQPDWFEVTEPGVGTNRYAYSANDPINHMDPEGNAYSRSDRAQEVLDNYLEHSEEFGHARDQFGSVGSGVSGTIAAKNRAAGLSGRFTFDARGNWTSSVRGGLDVTVSSQGVDFDNTIGGHVRPSIQHHQTLGPPVMAPWRPRFSLRGLFRSSTAIPDGMTRIQGTGAQFASQRRLTRHFGSHGADFGARTAAQYQRQADRFLTGTRDSNTLERTRPNGDVVRFNTRTNEYGVVSRSGIIRTYYRPDPSIHGHQTNMGYFLYGR from the coding sequence GTGACGCGAGATCTCTTTGACGATTTGATTGGCTTTGCGGATGTCAATGGCGATGGTTTGCCTGATGCCGTTCAAGAGCGACATCGCATTTCTTTCGGACACCAGCTCCCGTCGCGCATTCTTGTGAGCGACGGCAGCCCTTCGCATCTTCTGACGTCTATTCGGGATGGTTTTGGGGGTGTTACGGGGATTGAGTATGTGCCTTCGACGGCTGTTGGGAACAATGACAACGATGTTCCGGGTGTGACGCAGCTTGTGGCGGCGATTGAGCGGCAGGATGGCCGGGGGAACACCCGGCGGACGAGTTATTCTTATGTCGGCTCGCGCTATGATTACGCGCATCGTCGGCCCTTGGGGTACCGCACAATCACCGCTCATCTGCCGGCGATTGCGGGCGAGGCCGAAGGCCCGCAGGTGGTGACGACCTATCTCAACGACCATTTGGGGGAGCGCGGGCGGATGGCCTCGCAAACCATCCTGCATGATGGGCAGACCCAACGCCAGGTGATCAACGCTTGGGATGTGCGCGCGCCCGATCTTCGCCCGTTCCGGGCGCAGCAGACGTCTGAGCGCACCCGGGTGCGCTATGGCGCGGACCTGGTCGAGACGACCCGGCTCTTTGAGCACACAAGATACGGGCAAGTGTCGTTGGAGGTCACCCTTGGGTTCACGGTGAACGGGGTCGATCAGGATCCAGATGACAACCAATTGATCAGAACCGGTCGAGCCTTCAATCTGTCGGATTACATTGTTGACCAACCCGGATGGCGCATCGCCCAAAGCGGTTCGACCTTCGATGCTGAGGACCGGGCGCGCTGGCTCTGGCGTGAGTTTTACACTCATGAAGGCAACGCCGATCCCTTCACGGCACCGTCGAACAGCAATGTGGTGCGGGTCGAGCGTTGGACGGGGGATGTATCCAGTTGCTGTGCGCGCCGTTTGGAGGAAGAGCGGAGCTATGACGCGCATGGCAATGTGCTGAGCCAAACGGATGCGCGAGGTCACACGACCACTTACACCTATGACACGGCTCGGCACCTGTTCCGCCTGAGCGAGACCAACGCGCTTGGCCATGTCGCGACGACCACCTGGGACACGGCTTGCCAGGCCCCGGTGCGGGTCACCGATGTCAATGGTCAGGTCACAGACTATACCTATGACAGCCATTGCCGTGAGACCCGGGTCGATCATCCCAATGGCAATTGGGAGACAACCGCATATCTCAACTGGGGCGATCCAGAGCAGGCCTTTATCCAAACGCAGGCCCCCTCAGGCAGCAGCGCGCCTGGTGCCGGCATCTCTGAACACCGGCAATATGTCGATGGCTTCGGCCAGACCTATCGCAGCAGAACAACGACCATGCTGGAAGGAGAACTTGATTTTATCTTCATCGACCGGGCTTTTGATGCGCGCGGCAATCTGGCCTGGGAGAGCATCCCGCCTTCTTCGCCTCCGCCTCCTTCGCTGGAGCTGCTGCTTTTTCCGCCTTCTTCGCTGAACCCGCGGCCTCCGCCAATTGCCGCCTCTCAGCGCACCAGCTTTGTCTATGATCCCCTCAATCGCCTGACCAACACGACAGCTGCCGATGGCACACTCTCCGCAACAGTGTTTGGTGCTCAGAGCATTGGCGGCATCATGCACCCGCTTGTTACCAGCCATGACGCGCATTGTTTTGATGGTGACAGCAGCACGATCTGCGGCGAGATTCGGCTGACCCTGGACAGCCGTGGCAACACGATTGCCCGCGCCATGACGGATGCGGATCAGACCGATATCGATGCGTCAGGTACAGAGCGCACGACCAGCTATACCTATGATCTCAGGAATCAGCTGATCGGGGTGACCGATCCGATCGGCGCCACTTGGGCCTATACTTATGACGTGTTTGGCAACCGCACTGTCTCGGATGATCCGGCGCTTGGCCGCTGGACGATGGTTTACGATGCCAATGGCAATCTGACCCGGCAAACCGATGCCGAAGGCCAAGTCATCGCCATCACGTATGACGCCTTGAACCGGGTAACCCGCCGCGATGTGACCACATCGGGCGGCACCACCACGACCACATCGACCTATGATGAGGCGGCGGCAGGCGAGCACAATATCGGCCAGTTGACCACGCTCTCAAACCCCGACCACACGATCCGCTATGGCTATGACGCGGTCGGACAACAAATCCGGGCGGAGCATAGCTTCCTCGGGCGGAGCTATACGCTCGAGACGGAGTATCGACCCTCAGGCGCGGTCTTGCGTCAGCATCTGCCCACCACCCCGGGCAGTACGGCCACCGCGCCGGCCGGCGATTACAGCTATGACGTGGCGGGCCGGCTCAATGGGTTTGGCACCTATATCGAAGCCATTGCCTATAACGCTTGGGGCAACCCCACGCTCATCGACTATGGCAACACTCTCGAGGATTTGCGGCTTTATGACACGCAGCGCGGCTGGCTGACAGATATCGTGATTTTGGACACCTTGGACACCGCATTCTTGCGAGATCACTCCGACTACACGCGGAGCGCGACAGGGCGGATATCGCGTGTTGATAGTCAAACGCCTGCGGGCGACATGAACTACAGCTATGACTATGCTGGCCGGCTGCTAACCGCGACCAATTATGCCGGACAGCCCGCGCAGAACCGCGTCTTCACCTATGACGCGGCGGGCAGTCTGCGCTCAAACTCGCAAATCGGCAGCTATAGCTACGGCCCCGCCACCGGCCCGCACCCTCACGCGCCGATTGCCGTCGCAGGCCAAAGCTTCACCTATGACGCCAATGGCAACATGACGACCAGCCTGCCGCTGACCACCGGTCTGGCGGGGCGCATGATGAGCTATGACGGCGAGAACCGCCCGCTCTCGGTCACCCATGGAGGTGCGACGACCACCTATACCTACGGTGCCGACGGCACGAGGCTTCTGCGCACCGATCCGTCCGGCAACATCACCGCCACCTTCGGCCCGGTCGAGATCCGCAACTTCGGCAGCCCGGCGGAGCAGGTCCTGACCTATCCGCATCCCGATATCCGGATCACCAATGGCACCGAGGTCACCTATCTGCACCGCGATCACCTGAACTCGGTTGTTGCGATGACCGATGCCACCGGCGCCCGCGCCGAGGCCCGGGTCTATGCCCCCTTCGGCGAGATCGCCTGGCGAGACGGCGGCACAAGCCCCGACGAAACCTTTGGCTATATCGGGGAGCGCTACGACAGCGACGCCGGACTGCAATATCTCAACGCCCGCTACTACGACCCCCGCCTGGCCATGTTCATACAACCCGATTGGTTCGAAGTCACAGAACCAGGCGTCGGCACAAACAGATACGCATACTCCGCAAACGATCCTATCAATCATATGGATCCCGAGGGGAACGCGTATTCGAGAAGTGACCGCGCTCAGGAGGTGTTGGACAACTATCTGGAACACAGCGAGGAGTTCGGCCACGCAAGAGACCAGTTCGGCTCTGTGGGCTCTGGCGTAAGCGGAACTATAGCTGCCAAAAACAGAGCCGCTGGCTTGTCTGGAAGATTCACATTCGATGCCCGAGGAAACTGGACCAGTTCGGTCCGCGGCGGGCTCGACGTCACTGTGTCCTCACAGGGGGTAGATTTCGACAACACAATAGGAGGGCACGTCCGACCCTCCATTCAGCATCACCAGACGCTCGGCCCTCCGGTTATGGCCCCATGGCGTCCACGATTCTCACTCAGGGGGCTTTTTCGCTCATCGACGGCAATCCCAGATGGCATGACCCGCATCCAAGGGACTGGTGCGCAGTTTGCAAGCCAGCGCCGACTCACAAGGCATTTTGGTAGCCATGGAGCTGATTTCGGAGCTAGGACAGCGGCACAATACCAACGCCAAGCAGACAGATTCCTGACCGGGACAAGGGATAGTAACACACTAGAAAGAACCAGACCGAATGGCGATGTGGTCAGATTCAACACCAGGACAAACGAATATGGAGTTGTCTCCAGATCGGGAATAATTAGAACATATTATAGGCCTGATCCATCTATCCACGGTCATCAAACAAATATGGGCTATTTCCTCTATGGGCGATGA
- a CDS encoding DNA polymerase III subunit delta': MSGEDDIPPEADRLDGAPHPRETDQIFGQGAAEAVFLSAFTSDRLHHAWLLTGPRGVGKATLAWRIARFLLATPPDTGDALFAAPVPETLDVPPDHPVARRLHAMSEPGLMLLRRPWDEKAKRFQAQITVDEVRKLKDFFALSASDGGRRVVIVDAADEMNTNAANALLKVLEEPPANAVLLLVAHQPSRLLPTIRSRCRTLRLDRLSEADLGRALGQAEIEADASPALAELAEGSVGEAARLIALDGLTLYADLVGLFASMPGMSRSAANKLAEAAAARGAEARFDLTLVLIDRLLSRLARTGATGQAPPEIVPGEAKMLTRLAPDPATGRAWADMAQGLTARARRGKAVNLDPAALILDMCLSLEKTAARIPA, from the coding sequence ATGAGCGGCGAGGATGATATCCCGCCCGAGGCTGACCGGCTCGACGGGGCGCCGCATCCGCGCGAGACCGATCAGATTTTTGGCCAAGGCGCAGCGGAGGCCGTGTTTCTGAGCGCCTTCACATCGGATCGCTTGCACCATGCTTGGCTTCTGACCGGCCCACGCGGCGTCGGCAAAGCAACGCTGGCCTGGCGCATCGCTCGCTTCTTGCTGGCCACGCCACCAGACACCGGCGATGCGCTGTTTGCCGCTCCGGTGCCCGAGACGCTTGACGTCCCACCGGATCATCCGGTCGCCCGCCGCTTGCACGCGATGTCAGAGCCCGGGCTGATGCTGTTGCGCCGCCCGTGGGATGAGAAGGCGAAGCGGTTTCAGGCACAGATTACCGTTGACGAGGTGCGTAAACTGAAAGACTTCTTCGCGCTTTCGGCCAGCGATGGCGGGCGGCGTGTGGTCATTGTCGATGCCGCCGATGAGATGAACACCAATGCGGCCAATGCCCTCTTGAAGGTGCTGGAGGAGCCGCCCGCCAATGCCGTGCTGCTGCTCGTCGCGCACCAGCCCTCGCGGCTTCTGCCGACGATCCGCTCGCGCTGTCGGACCTTGCGCTTGGATCGGCTGTCGGAGGCGGATTTGGGCCGCGCGCTCGGCCAGGCGGAGATCGAAGCCGATGCCAGCCCGGCGCTGGCCGAACTGGCCGAGGGATCGGTGGGGGAGGCCGCCCGACTGATCGCGTTGGATGGCTTGACGCTTTATGCCGATTTGGTCGGACTGTTCGCCTCCATGCCGGGGATGAGCCGGTCGGCGGCCAACAAACTGGCCGAGGCGGCCGCCGCCCGCGGCGCAGAGGCACGGTTTGATCTGACACTGGTTTTGATCGACCGATTGCTCAGCCGCTTGGCGCGAACCGGCGCGACGGGGCAGGCGCCGCCAGAGATCGTGCCCGGCGAGGCAAAGATGCTGACCCGATTGGCCCCCGATCCAGCGACAGGACGAGCTTGGGCCGATATGGCGCAAGGGTTGACGGCCCGGGCCCGGCGCGGCAAGGCGGTCAACCTTGACCCTGCTGCGCTCATCCTTGATATGTGTCTCAGCCTTGAGAAGACGGCGGCGCGCATTCCCGCCTGA
- a CDS encoding MBL fold metallo-hydrolase, producing MADLKLTILGCGSSGGVPRLGDVWGECDPNDSRNRRRRCSLLVQRITEEGETAVLIDTSPDLRQQLLDAGIGRLDAVLFTHAHADHTHGLDDLRMIVFNMRQRLPVYADGPTQNDLLGRFGYAFVQPAGSAYPPILDLHAINGDVTIEGAGGPITFTPFEVTHGNIDALGFRMGDIAYLPDVSDIPDVVWPVLEGLDCWIVDALRRTPHPSHAHLDLTLEWIARAAPKRAVLTNMHIDLDYQTVADETPDHITPAYDGMVIRAEV from the coding sequence ATGGCTGACCTGAAGCTCACCATCCTGGGCTGCGGCTCGTCCGGCGGCGTCCCGCGATTGGGCGATGTTTGGGGAGAATGCGACCCCAACGACTCCCGAAACCGCCGCCGTCGGTGCTCGCTCCTGGTGCAGCGGATCACAGAAGAGGGCGAAACGGCAGTGCTGATCGACACCTCTCCCGATTTGCGGCAGCAATTGCTTGATGCGGGGATCGGACGGCTTGATGCGGTGCTGTTCACGCATGCCCACGCGGATCACACCCATGGGCTCGATGATCTCCGGATGATCGTGTTCAACATGCGCCAGCGGTTGCCGGTCTATGCCGATGGCCCGACGCAGAACGATTTGCTGGGGCGGTTTGGCTATGCCTTTGTGCAACCGGCGGGCTCGGCCTATCCGCCGATCCTGGACCTTCACGCGATCAATGGCGACGTGACGATTGAGGGGGCAGGGGGGCCGATTACCTTTACGCCCTTTGAAGTTACCCATGGCAATATCGACGCCTTGGGCTTCCGCATGGGCGACATAGCCTATCTGCCGGATGTGTCCGACATCCCAGACGTAGTTTGGCCGGTTTTGGAGGGGCTGGATTGTTGGATCGTCGACGCCCTGAGGCGAACGCCGCATCCGAGCCATGCGCATTTGGACCTGACATTGGAGTGGATCGCCCGCGCGGCGCCCAAGCGTGCGGTGTTGACCAATATGCATATTGATCTGGATTATCAGACGGTTGCCGATGAAACGCCCGACCATATCACCCCGGCTTATGACGGTATGGTGATCCGCGCCGAGGTCTAG
- a CDS encoding D-alanyl-D-alanine carboxypeptidase family protein, producing MIAIARAVLAGFALLALTVAASAFETEAEAAYVIDHNTGQILLSHNDQLPLPPASMSKLMTLNMVFEALEDGRLSLDTTLPVSAHAMSFGGSTMFLTTRDRVTVEDLIRGIVVLSGNDASVVFAEALSPDGTEEGFAAMMTERARQLGMDNSTFRNSSGWPAPGHVMSMRDLGILAERLITEFPQYYTYFAETEFAFDGRAPDNRFNRNPLLALNIGADGLKTGHTQEAGYGLVGSAVQGDRRVTFVITGLETTVGRAREAERIVNWAFRQFAEREVVSAGAVVAEAEVFMGAASTVGLTPAEDVTMLVPAVQGEEIEAEVIYEGPIAAPIEAGAELGTLVVRMEGFEDRHIPLVAAQAVERGGITTRLGTAARLLLRDLLGDDPGLAPS from the coding sequence ATGATCGCCATCGCCCGTGCCGTTCTTGCCGGATTTGCCCTTCTGGCCCTGACTGTTGCTGCCTCTGCTTTCGAGACCGAGGCCGAAGCGGCTTATGTGATCGACCACAATACCGGCCAGATCTTGTTGAGCCATAACGATCAACTGCCGCTGCCGCCTGCGTCGATGTCGAAGTTGATGACGCTGAACATGGTGTTTGAGGCGCTGGAAGATGGCCGCTTGTCGCTCGACACGACCCTGCCGGTCAGCGCCCATGCGATGAGCTTCGGCGGGTCGACCATGTTTCTGACCACCCGCGACAGGGTCACGGTCGAAGACCTGATCCGGGGGATTGTCGTTCTGTCGGGCAATGATGCAAGCGTCGTGTTTGCAGAAGCGCTCAGCCCTGACGGGACCGAGGAAGGCTTTGCCGCGATGATGACGGAGCGCGCGCGGCAGTTGGGAATGGACAACTCCACGTTCCGCAATTCCTCAGGCTGGCCTGCCCCGGGGCATGTGATGAGCATGCGGGATTTGGGCATTCTGGCCGAACGGCTGATCACCGAATTCCCGCAATATTACACGTATTTCGCCGAGACCGAATTTGCCTTTGATGGCCGCGCGCCGGACAATCGGTTCAACCGCAACCCGCTTCTGGCGCTCAACATCGGCGCGGACGGGCTGAAAACCGGCCATACGCAGGAGGCCGGGTACGGGCTTGTCGGCTCCGCCGTCCAAGGCGACCGGCGGGTGACATTCGTGATCACCGGCCTTGAGACAACAGTCGGTCGCGCGCGCGAGGCGGAGCGGATCGTCAATTGGGCGTTCCGGCAGTTTGCGGAGCGCGAGGTGGTGTCCGCTGGCGCGGTCGTGGCGGAGGCGGAAGTCTTCATGGGCGCCGCAAGCACTGTTGGCCTGACGCCGGCCGAAGATGTGACGATGCTGGTCCCCGCGGTTCAGGGCGAAGAGATCGAGGCGGAAGTGATTTATGAGGGCCCGATTGCCGCGCCGATTGAGGCGGGGGCCGAGCTTGGCACCTTGGTTGTGCGGATGGAGGGGTTTGAGGATCGCCATATCCCGTTGGTTGCGGCCCAAGCCGTTGAACGCGGCGGGATCACCACGCGCCTTGGGACGGCGGCCCGTTTGCTCCTCCGTGATCTTCTGGGCGATGACCCGGGTCTGGCGCCAAGCTGA
- a CDS encoding FG-GAP repeat domain-containing protein — translation MSVFFVSAVCFLAPLSISAQDNPETQAAPEFEVPQDVQSDGSFRYHAAFDIPSYRGLEPNLGLTYTSSFRGLGSAEVWLGVGWQLSGLSQIERVSLGGGTPTHDDARDLYRLDGMELLACSDGEATNPWLTNQIYPTGYRTNATNASCAAGGTFATLVESYRRVEMRQRSYNGQQVDYFIVTETDGTQYRYESLGVLAGDTVGPSDERYAGLFDTTYLLSEIRDTQATPNVVEISYAFAALEEGRAHRPEFIRYGGYEIEFGYHASQTSPLASYATGTRGMLGQQFHLLRSIAIRDGAAPLRAYAFEYQTTETIGRRLLNQVQVYGDDYSLANGIVTGGSQLPNLLSELAYTTEGLDYVEHTTTHVFHRNMLAYDYNRDGADELYFWPSKTRIGNDEFMRRPAGYFDFDQNLIRSLRLPFNTSASGACRQIPTGIFSGVGYHFGDDSSYVAAPICTEYGKESNSRFMLYLLGTGANLNTNAGATRFRVLSVMANIETVVGGNFDQEPGPELVTTTGGFVNRLYDVSGGRTTGGSHVGSAGPIDARVADVDGDGTLEFITRVREPGLFGQYRGDWQVQELFGNVFESFPVHEVTASLPTSRPHYHAFGDVNGDGAADLIILTDDQPGADRLWVALSSGVGLSPRRSGATQRPSQSWAPILGIQRWMGLLG, via the coding sequence TTGAGTGTTTTTTTTGTTTCGGCTGTTTGTTTTCTCGCGCCCCTCAGCATATCCGCCCAAGACAATCCTGAGACGCAGGCCGCGCCGGAGTTTGAAGTTCCGCAGGATGTCCAATCGGATGGATCGTTTCGATATCATGCCGCCTTTGATATTCCGTCTTATCGTGGTTTGGAGCCCAATCTCGGCCTGACCTACACCTCCTCGTTTCGTGGCCTCGGCTCGGCTGAGGTTTGGCTGGGCGTTGGTTGGCAGTTGTCGGGCTTGTCGCAGATCGAGCGGGTCTCCCTCGGCGGCGGCACCCCCACCCATGACGATGCGAGAGATCTCTACCGGCTGGATGGGATGGAGCTTCTGGCCTGTAGCGATGGCGAAGCGACCAATCCTTGGCTGACAAATCAGATCTATCCGACCGGGTATCGCACCAATGCCACGAATGCGAGTTGCGCGGCTGGTGGCACCTTTGCCACGCTTGTGGAGAGCTACCGCCGTGTGGAGATGCGCCAGCGGAGCTATAACGGGCAGCAGGTCGATTATTTCATCGTCACCGAGACCGATGGCACCCAGTATCGCTATGAAAGTCTTGGGGTTTTGGCCGGCGACACAGTTGGGCCGAGTGATGAGCGCTACGCGGGCTTGTTCGACACCACCTATCTTTTAAGTGAGATCCGCGACACGCAAGCCACGCCGAATGTGGTTGAAATCTCTTATGCCTTCGCAGCTCTTGAGGAGGGCCGCGCACATCGGCCAGAGTTCATCCGCTATGGCGGCTATGAGATCGAGTTCGGCTATCACGCCTCGCAAACCAGTCCGCTGGCCAGCTATGCCACCGGCACGCGGGGTATGCTGGGTCAGCAGTTTCATCTTCTGCGCAGCATCGCGATCCGCGATGGCGCGGCCCCGCTGCGGGCCTATGCGTTTGAGTATCAGACCACCGAGACCATCGGGCGGCGCCTGCTCAACCAAGTCCAGGTCTATGGCGATGACTACAGCCTCGCAAACGGCATCGTCACAGGCGGAAGCCAACTGCCAAACTTGCTCAGCGAACTGGCCTATACCACCGAGGGGCTGGACTATGTCGAGCATACCACCACGCATGTGTTTCACCGCAATATGCTGGCCTATGATTACAACAGAGATGGTGCAGACGAACTGTATTTTTGGCCCAGCAAAACACGAATCGGCAATGACGAGTTTATGCGGCGTCCCGCGGGGTACTTCGACTTTGATCAGAATCTGATCCGGTCGCTACGTTTACCTTTTAACACTTCTGCTTCTGGGGCCTGCCGTCAAATCCCAACAGGCATATTTTCTGGGGTGGGATATCATTTTGGTGACGACAGCTCATATGTTGCCGCGCCGATTTGCACCGAATATGGCAAGGAGAGCAACTCAAGGTTTATGCTCTACCTCTTAGGTACCGGCGCCAACCTCAACACCAATGCCGGCGCTACACGTTTTCGCGTCCTTTCAGTTATGGCCAATATCGAAACCGTTGTTGGTGGGAACTTTGATCAAGAGCCCGGCCCAGAACTGGTCACTACAACTGGTGGTTTTGTTAATCGACTATACGATGTGTCAGGTGGCCGAACCACTGGCGGCAGCCATGTGGGAAGTGCTGGCCCTATCGATGCGCGCGTTGCCGATGTGGATGGCGACGGGACTCTAGAGTTTATCACAAGGGTGAGGGAACCTGGTCTTTTTGGCCAGTATCGTGGCGATTGGCAGGTTCAGGAACTGTTCGGAAACGTTTTTGAATCCTTTCCAGTTCATGAGGTGACCGCCAGCCTGCCGACCTCCCGCCCGCATTATCATGCCTTTGGAGATGTGAATGGCGATGGCGCAGCCGATCTAATCATTTTGACAGATGATCAGCCAGGTGCGGATCGGCTCTGGGTGGCGTTGTCATCGGGGGTGGGTTTGAGCCCGCGCAGGTCTGGGGCGACTCAACGACCTTCCCAATCCTGGGCACCAATTCTTGGAATACAGCGTTGGATGGGCCTGCTTGGCTGA